One genomic segment of Tripterygium wilfordii isolate XIE 37 chromosome 9, ASM1340144v1, whole genome shotgun sequence includes these proteins:
- the LOC120005892 gene encoding protein unc-13 homolog, with product MAHLFKDLSLGHSKRESTPPPPPPPPTMHSRITADLPSPLGKLDAQLSDSDIQITAYEIFVAACRTASGKPLTYVSNSDSPNHHSPHSPNSPALQRSLTSATASKMKKALGLKSPGSGSKKSPVSSNGKAKKALTVGELMRIQMRVSDTVDSRLRRALLRTAAGQMGKQVESMVLPLELLQQLKISDFTDQQEYDSWQKRTLKVLEAGLLLHPRVPIDKSNAASQRLRKIINGALDRPIETGRNNETMQVLRSTVMPLASRSDGSFSETCHWADGSPLNLRLYEMLLEACFDLTDETSIIGELDELMENIRKTWGILGINQMLHNLCFTWVLFHRFVATGQVEMDLLYATDSQLTEVAKDAKTTKDPEYSKILSSILTAILGWAEKRLLAYHDTFDSVNIPTLEGIVSLGVSAARILVEDISNEYRRKRKGEVDVARNRIETYIRSSLRTAFAQKMEKADSSRRASRHQPNPLPVLAILAKDVGELAINEKKVFSPILKRWHPFSAGVAVATLHVCYGNELKQFMLGITELTPDAVQVLRAADKLEKDLVQIAVEDSVDSDDGGKAIIREMPPYEAEAAIANLVKIWIKTSLDRLKEWIDRNLQQEVWNPRANQEGYAPSAVEVLRIIDETLDAYFQLPIPMHPALLPDLIYGLDRSLQYYASKAKSGCGSRNTYIPTLPALTRCSTGSKLWKKKEKSPITQKRNSQIATVNGDDSFGISQMCVRINTLHQIRGELEGLEKRIITHLRNSESANTEDFSNGLAKKFELTPAACVEGVQQLSEAVAYKLILHDLSHVLLDGLYVGESSSSRIEPFLQELEQNLAVIADTVNERVRTRIITDIMKASFDGFLFVLLAGGPSRSFTQQDSQIIEDDFKSLKDLFWANGDGLPSELIDKFSTTMRAVLPLFRTDTDSLIERFRRVTLESYGSSARSKLPLPPTSGEWNPTEPNTLLRVLCNRNDEAASKFLRKTYNLPKKL from the exons ATGGCGCACCTATTCAAGGACCTCTCGCTAGGCCACTCCAAGAGAGAGTCAAcaccacctcctccaccaccaccaccaacaatgCATTCCAGAATCACCGCCGATCTGCCTTCCCCGCTCGGTAAACTCGATGCACAACTCTCCGATTCCGACATCCAAATCACCGCCTACGAGATCTTCGTCGCCGCTTGCCGTACTGCATCAGGGAAGCCTCTTACCTATGTTTCCAACTCCGACTCTCCGAACCACCACTCGCCTCACTCACCTAACTCTCCCGCGTTGCAAAGATCTCTCACCTCTGCCACCGCTAGTAAGATGAAGAAGGCTCTCGGACTTAAATCTCCGGGCTCTGGTTCTAAGAAGAGTCCGGTCTCGAGCAACGGGAAGGCTAAGAAGGCATTGACCGTGGGGGAGCTTATGCGGATACAAATGCGGGTGTCGGATACGGTCGATTCGAGGCTCCGTAGGGCACTATTGAGGACCGCAGCTGGCCAG ATGGGAAAACAAGTTGAGTCAATGGTTCTTCCACTGGAATTATTACAGCAGCTTAAGATTTCAGATTTTACTGATCAACAAGAATATGACTCATGGCAGAAGAGAACACTGAAAGTTCTTGAGGCTGGACTTCTCCTGCATCCTCGCGTGCCAATTGATAAGTCAAATGCTGCTTCTCAGCGGTTGCGAAAAATTATCAATGGGGCCTTGGATAGGCCCATAGAAACAGGAAGAAACAATGAGACTATGCAAGTACTTCGTAGCACTGTTATGCCTCTTGCTTCTAGATCAGATGGATCTTTCTCTGAGACATGCCACTGGGCTGATGGTTCTCCATTGAATCTTCGACTGTATGAAATGCTTTTGGAAGCCTGTTTTGATCTTACTGATGAAACATCTATCATTGGGGAACTTGATGAGCTCATGGAAAACATAAGGAAGACTTGGGGAATCCTGGGAATTAACCAAATGCTTCATAACCTGTGTTTTACATGGGTTCTATTTCACCGATTTGTTGCAACTGGTCAAGTAGAAATGGACCTGCTTTATGCTACCGATAGTCAGCTGACAGAAGTTGCAAAAGATGCAAAGACGACAAAAGATCCAGaatattcaaaaattttgaGTTCTATATTGACTGCTATTTTGGGTTGGGCTGAGAAAAGACTCCTTGCCTATCACGACACTTTTGATAGCGTAAATATACCTACTTTGGAGGGTATTGTTTCTCTAGGGGTATCAGCAGCCAGGATTCTAGTTGAGGATATATCTAATGAGTACCGTAGAAAGAGGAAAGGCGAAGTAGATGTGGCACGCAACAGGATTGAGACTTACATAAGGTCTTCATTGCGAACTGCTTTTGCTCAG AAAATGGAGAAAGCGGACTCTAGCAGAAGAGCATCCAGACATCAGCCCAACCCACTTCCTGTCCTTGCTATTCTCGCGAAAGATGTGGGAGAGCTTGCAATCAATGAGAAGAAGGTATTCAGCCCAATACTAAAGAGATGGCATCCTTTTTCTGCCGGTGTTGCTGTGGCCACTCTTCATGTTTGCTATGGGAATGAGCTAAAACAGTTTATGTTGGGTATAACGGAGTTGACACCAGATGCTGTTCAAGTGCTGAGGGCTGCAGATAAACTGGAGAAAGATCTTGTGCAGATTGCTGTTGAAGATTCAGTGGACAGTGATGATGGTGGGAAGGCAATAATCCGTGAGATGCCTCCTTATGAGGCTGAAGCTGCAATTGCCAATTTAGTGAAAATATGGATCAAGACTAGTTTAGACAGATTGAAGGAGTGGATTGACCGGAATTTACAGCAAGAG GTCTGGAATCCACGTGCTAACCAAGAAGGATATGCCCCATCTGCTGTTGAGGTTTTGCGAATTATTGATGAGACTTTAGATGCATATTTTCAGCTGCCAATACCAATGCATCCAGCATTGCTACCGGACTTGATTTATGGGTTGGACAGAAGCCTTCAATATTACGCAAGCAAGGCGAAATCTGGATGCG GATCACGGAATACGTACATTCCTACTTTGCCAGCATTGACAAGATGTAGTACTGGGTCaaaattgtggaagaagaaagagaagtcCCCAATCACCCAAAAGAGGAATTCTCAGATTGCAACAGTGAATGGGGATGATTCTTTTGGGATATCGCAGATGTGTGTTCGTATAAATACTTTGCACCAAATCCGAGGTGAGTTGGAAGGTTTGGAGAAGAGGATAATCACACATTTGAGGAACTCTGAATCTGCTAATACAGAAGACTTCTCCAATGGTTTGGCAAAGAAGTTTGAACTCACGCCGGCTGCTTGTGTCGAAGGTGTTCAACAACTTAGTGAGGCAGTGGCTTACAAGTTGATTTTACATGACCTGAGTCATGTTCTCTTGGATGGTTTGTATGTTGGGGAATCATCGTCATCTAGGATTGAGCCTTTTCTTCAGGAACTTGAACAGAACTTGGCAGTCATTGCGGACACTGTGAATGAAAGGGTTCGTACAAGAATTATTACAGACATTATGAAAGCTTCCTTTGATGGAttcttatttgttttgcttGCCGGAGGTCCCTCTCGCTCATTCACCCAACAGGACTCTCAAATAATAGAGGATGATTTTAAATCCCTCAAAGATCTATTTTGGGCAAATGGGGATGGCTTGCCCTCTGAGTTGATAGATAAGTTTTCAACTACAATGAGAGCTGTCCTTCCCCTTTTCCGCACTGATACAGATAGCCTCATTGAACGTTTCAGGCGTGTGACTCTAGAAAGTTATGGCTCATCTGCAAGGTCCAAACTTCCATTACCTCCAACATCAGGGGAGTGGAATCCTACTGAGCCGAACACACTTTTGCGTGTTCTGTGCAATCGTAACGATGAGGCAGCTTCGAAGTTCCTCAGGAAGACTTATAACTTGCCTAAAAAGCTATAA